A window of the Pyrodictium abyssi genome harbors these coding sequences:
- a CDS encoding archaellin/type IV pilin N-terminal domain-containing protein: protein MRAIVGIEAAIVLIAFVLVASALAFVAINMGMFASQKSKEVMAKAYDSATRALDVAGNAIAEVQTISGERQATMIFLPVKLTAGTNPIDLDKTVVSLLVQKPNGTSIANANIVQRDANGNIYITNTTNLTAVNNVQAYKAIWIAAQGNNNTLLEPGEVMLLAVNVTDTNGLPPYSKVQIEIKPPVGAPLVVRYEIPPVLTSDFVDLIVGG, encoded by the coding sequence GTGAGAGCCATAGTGGGTATAGAGGCCGCGATCGTCCTAATAGCCTTCGTACTAGTGGCGAGCGCGCTAGCATTCGTGGCGATAAACATGGGCATGTTCGCCAGCCAGAAGAGCAAAGAAGTAATGGCCAAGGCCTACGACTCCGCCACCAGAGCGCTAGACGTAGCAGGTAACGCCATAGCTGAGGTCCAGACCATAAGCGGCGAGAGACAGGCCACCATGATATTCCTCCCGGTAAAGCTCACCGCAGGCACTAACCCAATAGACCTAGATAAGACAGTAGTATCACTGCTGGTGCAAAAGCCAAACGGCACAAGCATCGCAAATGCCAATATAGTACAGCGTGATGCAAACGGAAACATATACATAACCAATACCACAAACCTAACTGCTGTAAACAATGTCCAAGCCTACAAAGCCATATGGATCGCTGCCCAGGGTAACAACAATACACTACTAGAGCCTGGTGAGGTAATGCTGCTTGCGGTGAACGTTACTGATACTAACGGTCTCCCGCCTTACAGCAAGGTGCAGATAGAGATCAAGCCGCCGGTAGGCGCGCCGCTGGTCGTGAGGTACGAGATACCGCCGGTACTCACCAGCGACTTCGTGGACCTCATCGTAGGCGGCTAG
- a CDS encoding helix-turn-helix domain-containing protein, giving the protein MLSLRSRVSRLLDIVSELWRGGEAPVVGENGLDERDEAILRVLAESGRPLRASEIARQLGVHRSVAWRKLKKLVRQGLVEKRIVDGVPLYALPARRRRR; this is encoded by the coding sequence TTGCTGTCTCTCCGTTCCCGTGTATCCCGGCTACTCGATATCGTCTCGGAACTCTGGCGGGGCGGCGAGGCGCCGGTGGTCGGGGAGAACGGGCTTGATGAGAGGGACGAGGCTATTCTACGAGTGCTCGCAGAGTCCGGGAGGCCCCTCCGGGCGAGCGAGATAGCGAGGCAGCTAGGCGTCCACCGCAGCGTTGCCTGGAGGAAGCTGAAGAAGCTTGTACGGCAGGGGCTTGTGGAGAAGAGGATCGTGGACGGGGTTCCGCTCTACGCGCTGCCGGCCAGGCGGCGTAGGCGCTAG
- a CDS encoding ATPase domain-containing protein — MRSLSPASWVIRVVSTGNEELDSRIGGGVPHPAFIVVEGGNGTAKTTLVLQIAYGMLSSGLRVALFTTESTARHLLLQARGVRIDLVRYFVKGSLRVYSTYTVRHEPPGVLLQRLLSWAERASGFDAIAVDSLTPLAAGDSAVGRLVYVARRLVARGVSFIATVHPGVLGEPAMLELRAAADVYYSLGLASVGGKQVRVLRVVKARGAPDVVEGSVAFDVDPAFGIKIVPIVLAQS, encoded by the coding sequence ATGCGCTCCCTGTCCCCGGCTAGCTGGGTGATACGGGTAGTCAGCACTGGGAATGAGGAGCTGGACAGCCGTATAGGCGGCGGCGTCCCGCACCCAGCCTTCATAGTTGTGGAGGGGGGTAACGGCACCGCTAAGACGACCCTCGTGCTGCAGATAGCCTATGGCATGCTCTCCTCGGGGCTCCGCGTGGCGCTGTTCACTACAGAGTCCACGGCGCGGCACCTGCTCCTCCAGGCACGGGGTGTGCGGATAGACCTAGTCCGCTACTTCGTGAAGGGCTCGCTTAGGGTGTACAGCACCTACACTGTGAGGCACGAGCCCCCCGGAGTGTTGCTGCAGCGGCTGCTCTCCTGGGCGGAGAGGGCCAGCGGCTTCGACGCCATTGCCGTGGACTCTCTCACCCCCCTCGCTGCTGGGGACAGCGCTGTGGGCAGGCTCGTCTACGTGGCGCGCAGGCTCGTGGCCCGCGGGGTCTCGTTCATCGCTACGGTGCATCCCGGTGTCCTCGGAGAGCCTGCTATGCTGGAGCTGCGTGCGGCCGCCGATGTCTACTACAGCCTGGGCCTCGCCAGCGTTGGCGGCAAGCAGGTGCGGGTGCTCCGGGTGGTGAAGGCGCGGGGCGCCCCCGACGTGGTTGAGGGGAGCGTAGCATTCGACGTGGACCCAGCCTTCGGGATAAAGATTGTGCCTATAGTGCTCGCTCAGTCCTAG
- a CDS encoding type II/IV secretion system ATPase subunit translates to MAAAALQAAEAGELRRLARRFPHLARYLRAVAARVGVPAYYGRELPRSLRKAARLNVMYVVDEEAGIFIHIYTPPGGGESGYRKYVAVEPERPPRELFALVEEKLASVITENDVARDLEERRRILLRKLGEIAERVPRPVDYRALLPRVHSLRRVPVYQAHYRNLVYYLLRDKAGLGILEPVLKDPYIEDISCPGVGNIYIVHKVFGPLETSLRFETHEELDKFIIELSERIGKPVSHARPIVDATLPDGSRINIVFGTDVSLQGSNFTIRRVAKIPLSVTQLVSWNTFDERIAAYLWMLLLEGNSGFVSGETASGKTTTLNAIVAFINPTAKIVTIEDTAELNVPHPNWVRELTRDTGSPETSVTMFDLLKAALRQRPNYIIVGEIRGAEGLIAFQAMQTGHPVLATFHAASVERLVQRLTSPPINVPKSQLDNLNFVVIQSAVYREGVLVRRVLSVNEIMGYDPKSGSTLYVPTFTWDPVSDRFTFRGRGTSYLLEEKIGVKRGLSRRNMFIIYDELELRARIIRAMIERKVFNYYQVFRTLARIHALTVEHARRVSKEEAPYAVVEALEEALSRIQRGELIK, encoded by the coding sequence ATGGCGGCTGCCGCACTGCAGGCCGCTGAGGCGGGGGAGCTGAGGAGGCTGGCGCGGAGGTTCCCCCACCTAGCCCGCTATCTTAGGGCTGTCGCCGCGAGGGTAGGCGTTCCCGCGTACTACGGGAGGGAGCTGCCGAGGAGCCTCCGGAAAGCCGCCAGGCTGAACGTCATGTACGTGGTGGACGAGGAGGCTGGCATATTCATCCACATCTACACGCCCCCGGGGGGCGGTGAGTCGGGGTACAGGAAGTACGTGGCTGTGGAGCCGGAGAGGCCTCCCCGGGAGCTGTTCGCCCTAGTAGAGGAGAAGCTCGCCTCGGTCATAACAGAGAACGACGTGGCGAGGGATCTGGAGGAGCGGAGGCGGATACTGCTCCGGAAGCTGGGCGAGATAGCCGAGAGGGTACCCCGCCCCGTGGACTACCGTGCCCTGCTGCCCCGGGTGCACAGCCTTAGGAGGGTGCCCGTCTACCAGGCGCACTATAGGAACCTGGTGTACTACCTGCTGAGGGACAAGGCTGGGTTAGGCATACTGGAGCCCGTGCTGAAGGATCCCTACATAGAGGACATCTCCTGCCCCGGCGTCGGGAACATATACATAGTCCATAAGGTGTTCGGCCCCCTCGAGACAAGCCTCCGCTTCGAGACCCACGAGGAGCTCGACAAGTTCATCATAGAGCTTAGCGAGAGGATAGGGAAGCCCGTGAGCCACGCGAGGCCCATAGTGGACGCCACGCTGCCCGACGGCAGCAGGATAAACATAGTCTTCGGCACAGACGTGAGCCTCCAGGGCAGCAACTTCACCATACGCCGTGTCGCCAAGATACCGCTGAGCGTGACGCAGCTCGTTAGCTGGAACACCTTCGACGAGCGCATAGCGGCCTACCTGTGGATGCTCCTACTCGAGGGGAACAGCGGCTTCGTATCCGGCGAGACAGCCTCCGGCAAGACCACCACACTCAACGCTATCGTGGCGTTCATAAACCCTACCGCTAAGATAGTGACTATAGAGGACACTGCTGAGCTGAACGTGCCGCACCCCAACTGGGTGCGGGAGCTCACGCGCGACACGGGGAGCCCAGAGACCAGCGTAACCATGTTCGACCTGCTCAAGGCCGCGCTCCGCCAGAGGCCTAACTACATAATCGTCGGCGAGATACGCGGGGCGGAGGGTCTTATAGCGTTCCAGGCGATGCAGACAGGCCACCCAGTCCTAGCCACCTTCCACGCTGCGAGCGTCGAGAGGCTCGTACAGAGGCTCACATCTCCCCCGATAAACGTCCCCAAATCGCAGCTAGACAATCTGAACTTCGTGGTCATACAGAGCGCCGTCTACCGCGAAGGCGTGCTCGTACGCAGAGTGCTCAGCGTCAACGAGATCATGGGGTACGACCCGAAAAGCGGCTCGACGCTCTACGTCCCCACCTTCACCTGGGACCCTGTTAGCGACCGCTTCACGTTCCGCGGAAGGGGCACCAGCTATCTCCTCGAGGAGAAGATAGGCGTGAAACGCGGCCTCTCTAGGCGGAACATGTTCATAATATACGACGAGCTGGAGCTGAGAGCGCGGATAATAAGGGCCATGATAGAGAGAAAGGTGTTCAACTACTACCAGGTGTTCCGCACGCTGGCTAGGATACACGCGCTCACAGTAGAGCACGCGCGCCGCGTCAGCAAGGAGGAGGCCCCCTACGCGGTGGTAGAGGCCCTCGAGGAAGCCCTTAGCAGGATACAGCGCGGCGAGCTAATAAAGTAG
- a CDS encoding PLP-dependent cysteine synthase family protein — MIPVHGSVRVVGEEARRLVWALRLLGVRRVPVSQENPVPVEASLEDMGFYEDIDPSPMRVFRDTLELLYRGWPTPLVMLRSLFSGGVRAWAKLEWYNPYSMSVKDRVGWYMVRRALENGWQGSLVYEATSTNTGMALAAMAAIYGFRARLYIPRVIQRASDTLLRALGAEVVRAGKQLTVELLEDVKRDAARDGALHIDQFSNDANFLVHLRYMAKELELQLRHAGIKPRGIIGGIGTSGHMAAITFYFRNRVGGVKIYTVQPARGEVIPGIRRIETGMKWIHWVKPDRVVEVTRREAIEALLTVARRDGILPGMSSGAVAAAFTRLLDSGELEDGDYVLVFPDNGFKYVEQLNEHLGGHDTVGG; from the coding sequence GTGATACCAGTACACGGATCCGTTAGAGTAGTGGGCGAGGAGGCGCGCCGCCTAGTCTGGGCTCTCCGGCTACTCGGCGTCCGCCGTGTACCCGTGTCGCAGGAGAACCCCGTGCCCGTGGAGGCTAGCCTCGAGGATATGGGGTTCTACGAGGACATAGACCCCTCGCCGATGAGGGTTTTCCGGGACACGCTGGAGCTTCTCTACCGCGGCTGGCCTACGCCCCTTGTCATGCTGCGTAGCCTCTTCAGCGGCGGGGTGAGGGCCTGGGCTAAGCTCGAGTGGTACAACCCCTACAGTATGAGCGTCAAGGACCGCGTAGGCTGGTACATGGTCCGCCGGGCGCTGGAGAACGGCTGGCAGGGTAGCCTAGTCTACGAGGCGACCTCGACCAATACGGGCATGGCGCTCGCCGCTATGGCCGCTATATACGGGTTCCGGGCTAGGCTCTACATCCCCCGGGTCATACAGCGGGCGAGCGATACCCTGCTACGGGCCCTGGGTGCCGAGGTTGTCCGGGCCGGGAAGCAGCTCACCGTCGAGCTGCTAGAGGACGTGAAGAGGGATGCTGCCCGGGACGGGGCACTCCACATAGACCAGTTCAGCAACGACGCCAACTTCCTGGTACACCTCCGCTACATGGCCAAGGAGCTCGAGCTACAGCTACGCCACGCCGGTATAAAGCCTCGGGGCATAATCGGGGGCATCGGCACCTCAGGCCACATGGCCGCGATAACATTCTACTTCCGCAACAGGGTGGGCGGCGTGAAGATCTACACAGTGCAGCCCGCCCGGGGCGAGGTCATACCCGGCATACGCAGGATAGAGACCGGGATGAAGTGGATACACTGGGTCAAGCCCGACCGCGTGGTAGAGGTGACCCGGCGCGAGGCGATAGAGGCGCTGCTGACAGTGGCCCGCCGGGACGGCATACTCCCCGGCATGAGCAGCGGAGCCGTCGCCGCAGCCTTCACGAGGCTGCTGGACAGCGGGGAGCTGGAGGACGGCGACTACGTCCTCGTCTTCCCCGACAACGGCTTCAAATACGTGGAGCAGCTCAACGAGCACCTTGGAGGCCATGACACAGTCGGGGGCTAG
- a CDS encoding ATPase domain-containing protein, with translation MNLVEWGIEGLDKLLGGVPRGAVVLLAGNPGTGKSTFAAKFLYEGARRLGEPGVYLNFVEPRQDFLSHMAMLGMDFESLEEKGLFHYVEALTIVDEEALVAQLEELESLVRETGAKRLVVDSITVIMQLVNGVSKARELLQNFFVNGLKPLGVTSILIAEHPYGARMVGYGIEEFIVDAVVLLRFESHAGKMRRVLELRKARWAPIYQVELPFEILPGRVVDIAVPEEPKSVPAPVGERVYSFADIARAARRPGRQPLVRTLLPSGSPLPVEVASSVYFSQGSQVLVHVSESIHTRFLVALLAATLHVYTGEKVAVFSFKSAPSLLERMTRCVYSIMSGAAGPGDGIVFDAVNPSAYLPEHIVSQLRGLVESEKPSLLFLEGIEGLEELYGAALHSMMVNVPYMLRRLGVTTLYFYASDAAPQEKRMLRLLRIAADMKIDVYPQALETKLDQRGRKRLVQKYRMWVKTPTVRLEIVKEFDMQPLMERRCVY, from the coding sequence ATGAACCTGGTGGAGTGGGGGATCGAGGGGCTGGATAAGCTGCTCGGCGGTGTTCCTCGTGGGGCTGTTGTGCTTCTCGCTGGGAACCCTGGTACTGGTAAGTCTACTTTCGCGGCGAAGTTCCTCTACGAGGGTGCGCGGCGCCTCGGCGAGCCCGGGGTGTACCTCAACTTCGTCGAGCCCCGCCAGGACTTCCTCAGCCACATGGCCATGCTCGGCATGGACTTCGAAAGCCTCGAAGAGAAGGGACTATTCCACTACGTAGAAGCACTAACAATCGTAGACGAGGAGGCTCTTGTGGCTCAGCTGGAGGAGCTCGAGAGCCTCGTGCGCGAGACGGGCGCGAAGAGGCTGGTAGTAGACAGTATAACTGTCATAATGCAGCTCGTGAATGGCGTTTCCAAGGCCAGGGAGCTGCTGCAGAACTTCTTCGTTAACGGGCTCAAGCCCCTCGGCGTCACCTCGATACTCATAGCGGAGCACCCCTACGGGGCCCGCATGGTAGGATACGGCATCGAGGAGTTCATAGTAGACGCCGTCGTTCTGCTCCGCTTCGAGAGCCACGCGGGGAAGATGCGGAGGGTGCTCGAGCTGCGTAAGGCACGCTGGGCCCCGATATACCAGGTGGAGCTGCCCTTCGAGATACTCCCCGGCAGGGTGGTAGACATTGCTGTGCCGGAGGAGCCGAAGTCCGTCCCAGCGCCGGTGGGGGAGAGGGTGTACAGCTTCGCAGACATAGCCCGTGCAGCCCGGCGGCCGGGGCGCCAGCCTCTCGTGCGCACGCTCCTCCCCTCGGGCTCGCCGCTGCCCGTAGAGGTAGCGAGCTCCGTCTACTTTTCGCAGGGCTCGCAGGTGCTCGTACATGTTAGCGAGAGCATACACACGAGGTTCCTAGTAGCGTTGCTGGCAGCCACACTCCACGTGTACACCGGGGAGAAGGTGGCGGTATTCAGCTTCAAGTCGGCGCCGTCGCTGCTGGAGCGGATGACGCGCTGCGTATACTCGATCATGTCGGGTGCAGCGGGCCCCGGAGACGGCATAGTATTCGATGCGGTAAACCCCTCGGCCTACCTGCCGGAGCACATAGTCTCCCAGCTCCGCGGCCTCGTGGAGAGCGAGAAGCCCTCCCTCCTCTTCCTGGAGGGCATAGAGGGCCTAGAGGAGCTCTACGGTGCAGCCCTCCACAGCATGATGGTGAACGTGCCCTACATGCTGCGCCGGCTCGGCGTAACCACGCTGTACTTCTACGCCAGCGACGCGGCGCCGCAGGAGAAGCGCATGCTACGCCTCCTACGCATCGCAGCCGACATGAAGATAGACGTCTACCCACAGGCGCTCGAGACGAAGCTGGACCAGAGAGGCAGGAAGAGGCTCGTGCAAAAATACCGCATGTGGGTCAAGACGCCGACAGTACGCCTGGAGATAGTTAAGGAGTTCGACATGCAGCCCCTCATGGAGAGGCGCTGCGTCTACTAG